The Streptomyces sp. NBC_00670 genome window below encodes:
- the hemG gene encoding protoporphyrinogen oxidase — MSAEEARAQAGHVVVIGGGIAGLAAAHRLLDRGARVTVLEAAGRVGGKLLPGQIAGVRVDLGAESILARRPEAVTLAREVGLGGRLTPPATASASIWTRDALRPMPKGHVMGVPGTAAALSGLLSPEGLARIERDADLPPTEIGDDVAVGEYVAARLGREVVDRLVEPLLGGVYAGDAYRLSMRSAVPQLFDAARTHTSLTAAVREIQDRTTAAPKQGGPVFTGIEGGVGRLPLAVAESVRARGGEIATHTPATALRRTADGWRVTAGERELAADAVVVALPAGPAATLLRAEAPAAAAELSGVEYASMALITLAYRRRDTALPEGSGFLVPPVDGRAIKAATFASRKWGWIAEEDPELLVLRTSVGRYGETEILGRDDTGLVELSRRDLRAATGLAAEPVATRVTRWDDGLPQYPVGHHARVARVRARLAALPGLAVCGAAYDGVGIPACVASAHAAVERLGAHLAGVRELTAHPVPSARAGAGE, encoded by the coding sequence ATGAGCGCAGAGGAGGCCCGTGCGCAGGCCGGGCATGTCGTCGTCATAGGGGGCGGGATCGCCGGACTGGCCGCCGCGCACCGGCTGCTGGACCGCGGCGCGCGGGTGACGGTCCTGGAGGCCGCGGGCCGTGTCGGCGGCAAGCTGCTGCCCGGCCAGATCGCCGGCGTCCGGGTCGACCTCGGCGCCGAGTCGATACTGGCCCGCCGCCCCGAGGCGGTCACCCTCGCCCGCGAGGTCGGCCTCGGCGGCCGCCTGACACCGCCCGCCACCGCCTCCGCGTCGATCTGGACCCGCGACGCCCTGCGCCCCATGCCCAAGGGCCACGTCATGGGCGTCCCCGGCACGGCCGCCGCGCTGTCCGGGCTCCTCTCCCCGGAGGGCCTCGCCCGCATCGAACGGGACGCCGACCTGCCGCCCACGGAGATCGGCGACGACGTGGCCGTCGGGGAGTACGTGGCGGCCCGCCTCGGCCGCGAGGTCGTCGACCGCCTGGTGGAACCGCTCCTCGGCGGGGTCTACGCGGGCGACGCCTACCGGCTGTCGATGCGCTCCGCCGTCCCCCAGCTCTTCGACGCCGCCCGCACCCACACCTCCCTGACGGCGGCCGTCCGCGAGATCCAGGACCGTACGACCGCCGCCCCGAAGCAGGGCGGCCCGGTGTTCACCGGCATCGAGGGCGGGGTCGGCCGGCTGCCGCTCGCCGTCGCCGAGTCGGTACGGGCCCGCGGCGGCGAGATCGCCACCCACACTCCCGCCACCGCGCTGCGCCGCACCGCCGACGGCTGGCGGGTCACCGCGGGGGAGCGGGAACTGGCCGCCGACGCCGTGGTGGTGGCCCTGCCCGCCGGACCCGCCGCCACGCTGCTGCGCGCCGAGGCGCCCGCCGCCGCGGCCGAGCTGTCCGGCGTCGAGTACGCCTCCATGGCGCTGATCACCCTCGCCTACCGCCGCCGGGACACCGCACTGCCCGAGGGCAGCGGCTTCCTGGTGCCCCCGGTCGACGGCCGCGCCATCAAGGCCGCCACCTTCGCCTCCCGCAAGTGGGGCTGGATCGCCGAGGAGGACCCCGAACTGCTGGTGCTGCGCACCTCGGTGGGGCGCTACGGCGAGACGGAGATCCTCGGCCGGGACGACACCGGCCTCGTCGAGCTCTCCCGGCGCGACCTGCGCGCGGCGACCGGCCTCGCGGCCGAGCCCGTCGCCACCCGGGTCACCCGCTGGGACGACGGCCTGCCGCAGTACCCGGTCGGCCACCACGCGCGCGTGGCCCGCGTCCGCGCGCGCCTCGCCGCCCTGCCCGGCCTCGCGGTCTGCGGAGCGGCGTACGACGGCGTCGGCATCCCGGCGTGCGTCGCGAGCGCCCACGCCGCCGTGGAGCGGCTCGGCGCCCATCTCGCAGGAGTGCGGGAACTCACCGCGCACCCGGTGCCGAGTGCCCGGGCAGGAGCAGGAGAATAG
- the hemQ gene encoding hydrogen peroxide-dependent heme synthase — translation MSDDAPTTEHARIPNKGKLAKDLNEVIRYTLWSVFKLKDVLPEDRAGYADEVQELFDQLAAKDVTIRGTYDVSGLRADADVLIWWHAETADQLQEAYNLFRRTKLGRALEPVWSNMALHRPAEFNRAHIPAFLADETPRDYVAVYPFVRSYEWYLLADEERRRLLAEHGRMARDYPDVRANTVASFALGDYEWVLAFEADELHRIVDLMRHLRGSETRRHVREEVPFYTGRRKDVAELVAGLA, via the coding sequence ATGAGTGACGACGCACCCACCACCGAGCACGCCCGGATCCCGAACAAGGGCAAGCTGGCCAAGGACCTCAACGAGGTCATCCGCTACACCCTGTGGTCCGTCTTCAAGCTGAAGGACGTGCTCCCCGAGGACCGCGCCGGGTACGCCGACGAGGTCCAGGAACTGTTCGACCAGCTCGCCGCGAAGGACGTGACCATCCGCGGCACGTACGACGTCTCCGGCCTGCGCGCCGACGCCGACGTCCTGATCTGGTGGCACGCCGAGACCGCCGACCAGCTCCAGGAGGCGTACAACCTCTTCCGCCGCACGAAGCTGGGCCGCGCGCTGGAGCCGGTGTGGTCGAACATGGCGCTGCACCGCCCCGCCGAGTTCAACCGCGCGCACATCCCGGCGTTCCTCGCCGACGAGACCCCGCGCGACTACGTCGCCGTCTACCCGTTCGTGCGCTCCTACGAGTGGTACCTGCTGGCCGACGAGGAGCGCCGCCGGCTGCTCGCCGAGCACGGCAGGATGGCCCGCGACTACCCGGACGTGCGCGCCAACACCGTGGCGTCCTTCGCCCTCGGCGACTACGAGTGGGTCCTCGCCTTCGAGGCCGACGAACTGCACCGCATCGTCGACCTCATGCGCCACCTGCGCGGCTCGGAGACCCGCCGCCACGTGCGCGAGGAGGTCCCGTTCTACACGGGGCGTCGCAAGGATGTCGCGGAGCTGGTGGCGGGGCTGGCCTGA
- a CDS encoding TIGR04222 domain-containing membrane protein → MVSVLLLLLAWCAAGTACARLCLAAVRAATAVVTSAETAGSTGTAGREGDETRQLTLYEAAFLSGGPTRVVDLTLVSMARGRRLLLAHTGWVTVVDPEPENELERSVLAAIGPQGQSRITPVRRAAAATEAVRGLAARLTAAGLAVPDGGGARTTVAGAVRQVRAAAAAVVALGVVALLMPEDGGAADWLVALWFALPLLLSVSCLAIARVEAHPYARWASPAGQQLLAAAVAAEGTDQELALVAVRGTRALGEPELRAAFTHR, encoded by the coding sequence ATGGTCTCGGTCCTCCTGCTGCTTCTGGCCTGGTGCGCCGCCGGCACGGCCTGCGCACGGCTCTGCCTCGCCGCGGTCCGCGCGGCCACCGCCGTCGTCACCTCTGCCGAGACCGCCGGGAGCACCGGCACCGCCGGCCGGGAAGGGGACGAGACGCGGCAACTCACCCTCTACGAGGCCGCGTTCCTGTCCGGCGGCCCCACGAGGGTCGTCGATCTGACGCTGGTCTCCATGGCGCGTGGGCGCCGGCTGCTGCTGGCGCACACCGGCTGGGTCACGGTCGTGGACCCGGAGCCCGAGAACGAGCTGGAGCGGTCGGTGCTGGCGGCCATAGGGCCACAGGGCCAGTCCAGGATCACGCCGGTGCGCAGGGCGGCGGCCGCCACGGAGGCCGTGCGCGGACTCGCCGCCCGGCTGACCGCCGCGGGGCTCGCGGTGCCGGACGGGGGCGGGGCGCGGACGACGGTGGCGGGTGCGGTGCGCCAGGTGCGGGCCGCCGCCGCGGCCGTGGTGGCGCTGGGCGTCGTCGCGCTGCTGATGCCGGAGGACGGCGGCGCGGCCGACTGGCTGGTCGCGCTCTGGTTCGCGCTGCCGCTGCTGCTGAGCGTCAGCTGTCTGGCGATCGCCCGGGTGGAGGCCCATCCGTACGCCCGGTGGGCCTCACCGGCCGGTCAGCAGCTGCTCGCCGCGGCCGTCGCCGCCGAGGGGACGGACCAGGAACTGGCACTGGTCGCCGTCCGCGGCACCCGGGCGCTCGGCGAACCGGAACTGAGGGCGGCGTTCACCCACCGGTAG
- a CDS encoding DUF692 domain-containing protein — protein MERLGTGIGWRPEIAEAVERMPGIDWVEAVAENLCPGHLPDSLLRLRERGVTVVPHGVSLGLGGADRPDEARLTALAERAEALGSPLVTEHIAFVRAGGPGTGSPLLEAGHLLPVPRTRDALDVLCANVRIAQAALPVPLAVENIAALLAWPGEEMTEGQFLYDLVDRTGVRLLIDVANLHTNHVNRGEDPARALDELPVEAIAYVHVAGGYERDGVWHDSHAHPVPARVLDILADLAGRVRPPGVLLERDEDFPSGAELEGELRAIGEAVERGAAAGTAAAKTKAAGTVTGPVAVSAPASDAASDAASDAARERVGHAETALLAALVAGAVVPEGFDAVRVGVQARALAAKRAGVVAKVAPELPEILGEGYRAAFLAYAQVRPMGGGYRRDALDFAGHVLDGGAVVSARARRRLRRWWLERAGPTPPTRLTRATRLLLPH, from the coding sequence ATGGAGCGGCTGGGGACGGGGATCGGCTGGCGGCCGGAGATCGCGGAGGCCGTGGAGCGGATGCCGGGCATCGACTGGGTCGAGGCCGTGGCGGAGAACCTCTGCCCCGGCCATCTGCCCGACTCGCTGCTGCGGCTGCGCGAGCGCGGGGTGACCGTCGTACCGCACGGCGTCTCCCTCGGCCTCGGCGGCGCCGACCGCCCCGACGAGGCCCGGCTGACCGCCCTCGCCGAGCGCGCCGAGGCGCTGGGCTCGCCGCTGGTCACCGAGCACATCGCGTTCGTCCGCGCGGGCGGCCCCGGCACCGGTTCCCCGCTGCTGGAGGCGGGCCATCTGCTGCCGGTGCCGCGTACCCGGGACGCGCTGGACGTGCTGTGCGCGAACGTACGCATCGCGCAGGCCGCGCTGCCGGTGCCGCTCGCGGTGGAGAACATCGCCGCGCTGCTCGCCTGGCCCGGCGAGGAGATGACGGAGGGCCAGTTCCTGTACGACCTCGTCGACCGCACGGGGGTGCGGCTGCTGATCGACGTGGCCAATCTGCACACCAATCACGTCAACCGGGGCGAGGATCCGGCACGGGCGCTCGACGAGCTGCCGGTCGAGGCGATCGCGTACGTGCATGTGGCGGGCGGCTACGAGCGGGACGGTGTCTGGCACGACAGCCATGCGCACCCGGTGCCCGCGCGGGTCCTCGACATCCTAGCCGACCTCGCGGGGCGGGTGCGGCCGCCGGGGGTGTTGCTGGAGCGGGACGAGGACTTTCCGTCGGGGGCGGAGCTGGAGGGGGAACTGCGGGCGATCGGGGAGGCGGTGGAGAGGGGCGCGGCAGCGGGGACGGCAGCTGCGAAGACCAAGGCCGCCGGTACCGTCACCGGTCCCGTCGCCGTGTCCGCCCCCGCGTCCGACGCCGCGTCCGATGCCGCGTCCGACGCCGCCCGGGAGCGGGTCGGGCATGCGGAGACCGCGCTGCTGGCCGCGCTCGTCGCGGGGGCGGTGGTGCCGGAGGGGTTCGACGCGGTGCGGGTCGGGGTACAGGCGCGGGCGTTGGCGGCGAAGCGGGCGGGGGTGGTGGCCAAGGTGGCACCGGAGCTGCCGGAGATCCTGGGGGAGGGCTATCGGGCGGCATTCCTGGCGTATGCGCAGGTGCGGCCGATGGGCGGGGGATACCGGCGGGACGCGCTGGACTTCGCGGGGCACGTGCTGGACGGGGGCGCAGTGGTGAGCGCGCGGGCGCGCCGCCGGTTGCGTCGCTGGTGGCTGGAGCGCGCGGGCCCCACCCCACCGACCCGCCTCACCCGCGCGACCCGCCTCCTCCTCCCCCACTGA
- a CDS encoding aminoacyl-tRNA hydrolase, whose product MPPPSAREQDSPFRTEPTARDTARQFVLPLVVRIERAAPPARTDALETAARAVLVMLSDERSLGDGPWARAMRDWQDARIRKVVRRARGAEWRRAEALDGLTVTGGSAEVRVFPPVPLDGWPKDLARLQVSGTDLDDPEPPPAAGAGLPVLWLNPELEMSAGKAMAQAGHGAQLAWWELSDAQRADWRAAGFPLAVRTAPASRWAELTASGLPLVRDAGFTEIAPGSATVVAEHPALRRG is encoded by the coding sequence GTGCCGCCGCCGTCCGCGCGCGAGCAGGACAGCCCCTTCCGCACCGAGCCGACCGCCCGCGACACCGCACGGCAGTTTGTCCTGCCGCTGGTCGTCCGCATCGAGCGGGCCGCACCGCCGGCCCGTACGGACGCGCTGGAGACGGCCGCCCGGGCGGTGCTGGTGATGCTGAGCGACGAGCGGTCGCTCGGCGACGGGCCCTGGGCGCGGGCGATGCGGGACTGGCAGGACGCCCGCATCCGCAAGGTGGTGCGGCGGGCGCGCGGCGCGGAGTGGCGGCGGGCCGAGGCGCTCGACGGCCTCACGGTCACCGGCGGCTCCGCCGAGGTGCGGGTCTTCCCTCCCGTACCGCTGGACGGCTGGCCCAAGGACCTGGCCCGGTTGCAGGTCTCCGGCACCGACCTCGACGACCCGGAGCCGCCGCCCGCCGCCGGGGCCGGCCTGCCGGTGCTGTGGCTCAACCCGGAGCTGGAGATGTCGGCGGGCAAGGCCATGGCCCAGGCGGGGCACGGCGCGCAACTGGCCTGGTGGGAGCTGTCCGACGCGCAGCGCGCCGACTGGCGGGCGGCCGGTTTCCCACTGGCGGTGCGTACGGCGCCGGCGTCCCGGTGGGCGGAACTCACCGCGTCCGGGCTGCCGTTGGTGCGGGACGCGGGCTTCACGGAGATCGCGCCCGGCTCGGCCACGGTGGTCGCGGAGCACCCGGCGCTGCGGCGGGGCTGA
- a CDS encoding polysaccharide deacetylase family protein — protein MSRRLRHLALVPALCLLPVAALAGCGTATGAHPGPRPSTAAPSAHSSPTASPKPPTLAPGPGGLAPVFSHGPRDAAHKTVALTFDADMTADEGPRAAAGEHFDNPGLIDTLRALKVPATVFMTGRWAEEYPGEAKAIGRDPLFEIANHSYSHYSFTADCYGLPTLDGDTDRMRTEVERAFTAIRTAGVDRPMPYFRFPGGCHDRRSLHAVNALGVTAVQWDVVGGDAFATDADAVARQVLDGVRPGSVVVLHCTRSAAPATEQAVRKVVPKLRERGYRFVRVSELIGASTGRH, from the coding sequence ATCTCTCGACGCCTTCGTCACCTCGCCCTCGTCCCCGCCCTCTGCCTCCTCCCCGTCGCCGCCCTGGCCGGCTGCGGCACCGCCACCGGCGCGCACCCCGGGCCCCGCCCCTCCACCGCCGCCCCGTCCGCCCACTCCTCGCCGACCGCCTCCCCGAAGCCGCCCACCCTGGCCCCAGGGCCGGGCGGTCTCGCCCCCGTCTTCTCGCACGGGCCGCGCGACGCCGCGCACAAGACGGTCGCCCTCACCTTCGACGCCGACATGACCGCCGACGAGGGACCGCGCGCCGCCGCCGGGGAGCACTTCGACAACCCTGGGCTGATCGACACCCTGCGCGCGCTGAAGGTCCCGGCGACCGTGTTCATGACGGGCCGATGGGCCGAGGAGTACCCGGGCGAGGCCAAGGCCATCGGCCGGGACCCGCTCTTCGAGATCGCCAACCACTCCTACAGCCACTACTCCTTCACCGCCGACTGCTACGGGCTGCCGACGCTGGACGGCGACACGGACCGCATGCGCACCGAGGTCGAACGCGCGTTCACCGCGATCCGCACGGCGGGAGTGGACCGTCCGATGCCGTACTTCCGCTTCCCGGGCGGCTGCCACGACCGGCGGTCGCTGCACGCGGTCAACGCGCTCGGGGTCACGGCGGTGCAGTGGGACGTGGTCGGCGGGGACGCCTTCGCGACGGACGCCGACGCCGTGGCGCGGCAGGTGCTCGACGGCGTCCGCCCCGGTTCCGTGGTCGTCCTGCACTGCACCCGCAGCGCGGCCCCGGCGACCGAGCAGGCGGTGCGGAAGGTCGTCCCAAAGCTGCGCGAGCGCGGCTACCGGTTCGTCCGGGTCTCGGAGCTCATCGGCGCCTCGACGGGGCGGCACTGA
- the zapE gene encoding cell division protein ZapE, with the protein MADTAPLSLCAREPHVPADRLVAEMVPPPRFDSVRFATYLPDPNQPSQTEAVRVLEGFAAGLDGGGPQSAGKRSFLGFGKGSRKAKAPVGPRGVYLDGGYGVGKTHLLASLWHATPAEPARKAFGTFVELTNLVGALGFQQTVKTLSGHRLLCIDEFELDDPGDTVLVSTLLGRLVDAGVALAATSNTLPGKLGEGRFAAADFLREIQGLSAHFRALRIDGEDYRHRGLPEAPAPFTDAQVTKAAQATPGASLDAFPALLDHLARVHPSRYGALTDGLRAVCLTDVRPVPDQSTALRLVVLADRLYDREVPVLASGLPFDRLFSEEMLNGGYRKKYFRAISRLTALARDAKGLVAE; encoded by the coding sequence ATGGCCGACACGGCCCCGCTCTCGCTGTGCGCCCGCGAACCCCACGTCCCGGCCGACCGGCTGGTCGCCGAAATGGTGCCGCCGCCGCGCTTCGACTCGGTCCGCTTCGCCACGTACCTCCCGGACCCGAACCAGCCCAGCCAGACCGAGGCCGTCCGCGTCCTGGAGGGCTTCGCCGCCGGACTCGACGGCGGCGGCCCGCAGAGCGCCGGGAAGCGCTCGTTCCTCGGCTTCGGGAAGGGCTCCCGGAAGGCCAAGGCCCCGGTCGGCCCCCGCGGCGTCTACCTCGACGGCGGGTACGGCGTCGGCAAGACCCACCTGCTGGCCTCCCTCTGGCACGCCACCCCCGCCGAGCCCGCCCGCAAGGCGTTCGGCACCTTCGTGGAGCTGACGAACCTGGTCGGCGCCCTCGGTTTCCAGCAGACCGTGAAGACGCTTTCCGGGCACCGGCTGCTCTGCATCGACGAATTCGAACTGGACGACCCGGGGGACACCGTCCTCGTCTCCACCCTGCTGGGCCGGCTGGTCGACGCCGGGGTCGCGCTCGCCGCCACCTCGAACACCCTGCCGGGCAAGCTCGGCGAGGGCCGGTTCGCCGCCGCCGACTTCCTGCGCGAGATCCAGGGCCTGTCCGCCCACTTCCGCGCCCTGCGGATCGACGGCGAGGACTACCGCCACCGGGGACTGCCCGAGGCGCCGGCCCCGTTCACCGACGCGCAGGTCACGAAGGCCGCGCAGGCGACCCCGGGCGCCTCGCTCGACGCCTTCCCCGCCCTCCTGGACCACCTCGCCCGGGTCCATCCCAGCCGCTACGGCGCGCTGACCGACGGACTGCGGGCGGTCTGCCTCACCGACGTGCGTCCGGTGCCGGACCAGTCGACGGCGCTGCGGCTCGTCGTCCTCGCCGACCGGCTGTACGACCGCGAGGTGCCGGTACTTGCCTCGGGGCTGCCGTTCGACCGGCTGTTCAGCGAGGAGATGCTGAACGGCGGCTACCGCAAGAAGTACTTCCGCGCGATCTCCCGCCTCACGGCCCTGGCACGCGACGCGAAGGGTCTCGTGGCGGAGTAG